A portion of the Natrinema salaciae genome contains these proteins:
- a CDS encoding Nramp family divalent metal transporter has protein sequence MGVIDRLKAIGPGALVAAAFVGPGTVTTASVIGAEYAYLLVWTIAFSILATIVLQEMSARLGLITQEGLGEAFRNEFENPVPRAITVGLVVSAIGIGTAAFQTGNIVGGAAGLSTITGVSENVWGPVIGLVAAGLLWTGSYKLIERVFIGLVTVMGLAFVLNAIMVRPDLGSLAGGLVPTVPEGSAYLIAGLVGTTVVGYNLFLHASTVQERWDGADDLAECRTDTIGMIVVGGIITTAIVVTAAAVFPEGTSIANVGEMADQLEPVFGGYALTLFAIGLFAAGFTSAMSAPLAGAYATAGALGWERDLTSTRFRAIWMTIIGVGIVFSALDYNPVQVIVFAQVANGLLLPILAVFLIYAMNNDQLLGEYTNSTLQNALGGIVTLVVVGIGLRTLYDVLLL, from the coding sequence ATGGGAGTCATTGACCGACTGAAGGCGATCGGACCGGGCGCACTCGTCGCGGCGGCGTTCGTCGGACCGGGAACGGTGACGACGGCGAGCGTGATCGGGGCGGAGTACGCCTATCTGCTCGTGTGGACGATCGCGTTCTCGATTCTGGCGACGATCGTGCTCCAGGAGATGAGCGCGCGACTGGGACTGATCACGCAGGAGGGGCTGGGAGAGGCGTTTCGAAACGAATTCGAGAATCCGGTTCCGCGGGCGATCACCGTCGGGCTCGTCGTGAGCGCGATCGGGATCGGGACGGCGGCGTTCCAGACCGGCAACATCGTCGGCGGTGCCGCCGGCCTCTCGACGATCACCGGCGTCAGCGAGAACGTCTGGGGCCCAGTCATCGGGCTGGTCGCCGCGGGACTGCTGTGGACGGGAAGCTACAAACTGATCGAACGAGTCTTCATCGGCCTCGTCACGGTCATGGGACTGGCGTTCGTGCTCAACGCGATCATGGTCCGGCCGGATCTCGGCTCGCTGGCAGGCGGACTCGTTCCGACCGTCCCCGAGGGATCGGCGTACCTCATCGCCGGCCTCGTCGGGACCACCGTCGTCGGCTACAACCTGTTCCTGCACGCGAGCACCGTCCAGGAGCGGTGGGACGGTGCCGACGATCTCGCGGAGTGTCGCACGGATACGATCGGGATGATCGTCGTCGGCGGGATCATCACGACCGCGATCGTCGTCACGGCCGCCGCGGTGTTCCCCGAGGGCACCTCGATCGCTAACGTCGGCGAGATGGCCGACCAGCTCGAGCCCGTCTTCGGCGGCTACGCGCTCACGTTGTTCGCGATCGGCCTCTTCGCGGCCGGCTTCACGAGCGCGATGAGCGCGCCGCTGGCCGGGGCCTACGCCACCGCCGGCGCGCTGGGCTGGGAACGAGACCTGACCTCGACCCGGTTTCGGGCGATCTGGATGACGATCATCGGCGTCGGCATCGTCTTCTCGGCACTGGATTACAACCCCGTGCAGGTGATCGTCTTCGCGCAGGTGGCGAACGGACTGCTGTTGCCGATCCTGGCCGTGTTCCTCATCTACGCGATGAACAACGACCAGCTGTTGGGCGAGTACACGAACAGCACCCTCCAGAACGCCCTCGGCGGGATCGTCACGCTCGTCGTGGTGGGTATCGGCCTTCGAACGCTCTACGACGTCCTGCTGCTCTGA